In Tripterygium wilfordii isolate XIE 37 chromosome 17, ASM1340144v1, whole genome shotgun sequence, the genomic window CTGATCAATTTTGCCGCCTCCATCTCTCTCTTGATCTCTATGATCTCTCTCTAGGGCTTAAAAATGGAAGCTTCgtacatatatgtatttatgtatagtTATAGATTAaagatatttatgtatatataaagcTGTAAGCTAGAGCCAGCAGAAAAAAGTCTTTACATGTGATGATAAATAGAGACTTATATAAGCTTGAAACTTAAATATATAATAGTCAGCCTGAAATGGGCCCCAGCTTTGACTTAAACAAGCCTAGCTAACTTTTTTGTATGGAAAGAGATTCAAAGAAGAAGCTTTCAAATGACACATATCGATCGGGGAAAAAGATGGGGGTCCAGATCCATAAAACATGAGCTAGCTAGGCAATGACCAAAAGGTGCCAAATTTAGCCTCCTTTATGGACTAGGGACCTAGGGGTTATTAATTTCAActcgaaagcaaaattagtttTACTCTTACTTAATTTCTTGATCATCAATTGGttagatatacatacatacataacatTTAGATATAGTAAGAGAGTTGGGGTTCCGTCCAATGCTTAATTATGCGATAGGGAATTTCTTAATTactttaagttttttttttctaaagatCATGTGAACACTAGACGTACGTATTAGGTTTTAAGACTTGACTCaacgaacattttttttttcctataaccgataatgatatcatacaaacttgtcatttgaacattcgatatggatATAAACTCGGATTGTCATGCCCGTGCGTATATAAATTTCTCACATGTAGTTTTAAATTGGGCTAAAGCTCAACAAATGACCACAAGAGTATTACTCGCATAAAAATCGAACTCATAACCTCCCAAGACCATATAATTTGATCCCATAAAGATTCACCAATTAACTAGGCTATCAACGAAATGATTGACTCGATGACAAGCTCACCATCCCCACAACCCATTGATTTGGATTCGAACCCACCATCTCGAGCTCATATATATTTTAGAAAAGAACACTACCTTGGCCAAAAAACTCTTCATCGCTATTTGTATGTTCTTATTTAGTTTCTAATGAATTGCACCAAGATAATTAACTATAATATCTCAACTGATTAGGTAGCTAGCTAACAACGATTATAAATAAATCCCAACATATCAACGTGAATCTTTGTAGAATGAAGTTCATATACATCCGAGTCTTGAAGTCTTTTAGCATGATTAATATTGAGTGTTCATATGTTGATGTAACCCTTATAAGACCAGGCCTATATATCGATATGATTCAGACGACCAATTTTTCAAAAGaagtataataaataaaataaaattaaagataagattATTGGGCTTAATTAGGTAGCTAGCTAGACTAACAATTTAGCCCACGTCTCATATTAATTGGACTATTAATCATTGTCATCGATGGATAAGCAAGCTAGAGGTccaaataatttaatattttatttcaatctCAAAGCTGCAGTTCATTGTATATATCATCCTCTAgatggtctatatatatatatatataaataaaataaagtgtATAAATTATTAAGTTGCGGACATCCGCataagagaatatatatatacacacatacatatatgttctgttctgttctttttattttccttgcTATACGCAAGATGAGGGAAATTTCATCATGAGAGGCTGAAAGTTTTGACACAAAAGCCCATGACTTCCAATTCCATAtggttacatatatatatatatatatgagatgacTAATTTGGTTATCATGACAAACAAGAATTTACACATATAATTAGGATCTTGTTCCATTCTCACTTGttggttctatatatatatatatacacatatacatagtTTGTCAGTGAATAATTTCATTGCTCCTTTTTCTTCAAACTCTTAATTATCTCtccaaattgaaagaaaataaaactcaatgttggaaaattaatttaattgatAACCTAGCTATGAtttcataaataaatatgtgaaatccaaacaagaaaatagaagaaaaaaaaaatagaggtaaGTCTGTCAAACCTTGCATGCATGTGTCATGTGTGGACTGAGATCCTAAAACTAAAAGCATGCATTGATGATTGCTAATTGCTATTGCCCACCAAATTCaccaagaaaataattttctttgaaTTATATTTTAGACCCCACATATAATTAATTCcttttgaaaaaacaaaagaagaacttGTAATTAAAGGTGGTCCAAAGTATTTCGCAAAAAGATAGTCCAGGTGTTGGAATTTTATGGCCACAAATGATTTTGTAGTCAACCAAGTAaggaaaattaattttcttgataaattaaattaaaattttgaaaacaaatttggAGGAAAAGGTCAAGTCtttgatatgatatgatatgatgaGGCAGACTAATATTTGTCAAAGTCTATACGAAATGCGATCgaaccttcttcttttttcccaacAACTACTAAACAATTAATTAACGTAATTgcgattattaattaattaattaagagcaACATCATGTGTGAAAAAATAGTAAGTCATGTAACACGTACGTGTAAGGAAAGCTACTATAAGCACTATTGTATTGTGATCCATGCTTTACAAATTGATCCATGTCTAGAAAAACTAAACATGCATATAATATTTCCATGTCattttcaacatatatatatatatatatatatatatatattctattcatcttcttcatatGTCTGTACGTataaatcaaaagtaaaatgggGCCGGCGAGAtctgatcatatatatatatatgattgcgaaagtttcttcttcttttttttaaaaggtcGTGGATCAGATTGTAGTCATTTACTCAAAGGATAAGAGAATTTGAGTCTCTAAATCACTCGAGCCATCATATAGATGGATTACAGGAGaactaaaaaaaggaaaatgcaaACCATAGCCATCGCTAGATGACACCATACTCCATCAGACTACACTGAGTTACATAgactgaacaaaaaaaatatcaaacaacCAACATCATAGTTCTAAATCAAGGATCTTGACTTTCCCTTTAACAAGAAAATCCGATCTCCCTCAGATTTGAGAGTGTCATCACTATGAACCAAATATAAGTAGTCagaacacataaaaaaaatgtggaTAATCGAAGATCAGGAGGAGTTGAGAAAAGTGCATAAAGAAGGAGATGAGAAATATATCGTAAGGAGTTGAGAGAAGTTGTAGGAAATTTGAAAGCTCGAATGGGTCGGAGTTGAGAGAAGTTGGTATTGTAAGGCCGATTGCGAAAGTTAATAAGTTCAAGATGAATCCCTTTCACTTTCCAAAGTTAAAGTTGGGTTGTTAGTTGGCCATATACAAAGTATCTATCCCTCttgaatattattattatttacatCAATGGCAGCTGTAAAACAAAACTCTCACTTTCATTTGTCATGATTTTGTAATAAAATGTAGGATTTCCATCGATAATCTGGGGTTACCAAATGTCCTAATCTCTCTTTGTCTAAATTAATTATGATTAATTGTTGACGTCATTTTCATGCGCATAATTAGGTCTTAATACACAAATTTGACTCACTCTCTCTTCGATTTACCCCTGCCTTTGTCGGTATGGTAATTAAGAGACTACTttcagatgaaaaaaaaaaaaaaaaaaagagactacCTTTAGATGAAATGAATCCCttgattgttattttttttttaataatcgagAATGATGTTGATTAATTAACCAAAAACGTTGACTTACgtataatatatgtgtgtgtacacaCCAAAACTAATTTAGATAATGTTATTAATGCATgctataatataataataatccaCCGAATAAATCCTGGGGGGTTGGGTTTTAATTACAGTACATGTATCATGTATGCACTTCACAACACACCCATGTgaacaagaagaaaacaaacacacacaggTATGAATATATTCATTCATTCCTCTCACAGAATTTTCCAAGTAAAGGAGGTTCATTTTCTTTCCAGCGCCTTTTGCCTAACACTTTCaagaaaatatctttttttgccctttttctttctcaaataattcaattcaattcaattcaatgggCTTATGAATTCTTCAAAAACATAATATGATGCATTTAAGTATAGAAGCCAAGCCCAATTAACTTGATGATGTCTTGTCCTGTTGTCCTGATAGGCATGCAATATGTAAATGGATCAAGCCCAATTAGAGTTCATTTAAACGCCCTGCTTTATTTCAAGCCCAAGTTTAGGTCCAATTCACATGACAAGAACATTCCTATCTGTAGTGTGGGGTCAAGGGTTTTTTGTCGTTTTCAAGTGTATTTTAGTAGCGTAATCAAAATTTGATACGCATCTTCCTCCCATGGGCTATGAAGACCATATGTTCATTAGGGACAAaaataagagaagaaaaacgACAACTTTATTTATAACCCCGTGATGCATACTTTTCAAAACTCCAACCAAACCCCACTAGTGTCTGCAACACAAAGCAAGTGTTTCCAGACAATGGAGGGGATTATTACAAGACAAAAAACATAGTAAACACACAcccacaaccaccaccaccaagccCCATAAGGAATCTAAGGGTTGAAGTTGAAGGAGAGGACCTTCTGCCAGGATGGTCTGCTGCTAATATCATCCCACCAAGCACTCACATGCTTCCTATTCCTTATCATATACCCTTTCTCCATTGGACCAACCAAGTACTGAGTGAATGGCAGGTAACTAAGATCTGCAAGGCTAAAGAAATCACCAGCCAAGTATTTGCTCTTTGACAGCCTCTCCTCATACACATCCAGCACTTTTGACAacttctcttcattctctttCATCTTATTTTCGTCTTTGGGAATTCCCATTTTGGGGAAAAACAGGATCTGGACCACCATGTCGTACAGTGGTGGCTGGTACTTGTGTGCCTCAACTTCTAGCCACTGATCCACTAGACCCTTCTCTTCTATTGTCTTCCCAAGCAAATCAGTTCCCTGGGACTTGTATTTCTCTGCATAGTACCTTATGATTGCTCTTGATTCTGAGAAAAATATTCAATACCCATATATCATCAATATGATCTGGGACATTAGAATAAAGGAAACAGACAGCAAAAGGCTTAATTGAATACCAAATAAAATGTAATCTCCATCCTGAATCACAGGAAGCTCTCCAAAAGGCTGCATATTTAGCAGATTCAAAAGTTATCGGTCATTCAACAGATTAAATATCAAGCAAAGTAAGAAGAAGAATTAAACCGACCTGTAACTCGAGATATTCAGGGCTTTTGTTTTCTCCCTTGAAGAGATCAACTGGTACAGTCTCAAATTCAATACCCTTCTCAATAAGGCACACAATCACCCTTTTGGGTGAAGCATAATTAGGACCATAGACCTTCACcaccatcttttttcttttttctcacaCGCTCTCTTTCAAATGATATATTCCAAGTGGGTCTATGTTGGTTCTCCTTATATAATGCCTCGTAGTCGTAGAGGCGTGCCCCTTCTACTATTTGTGAGCGGCGAGCCAAATGAACGTTTTTGTCATGGTAACAAAGAAAATTGTGCTAGGGGGAATGAACCTAAAATTGTATGGGTGTTAGAGGATTCACATTAGATTACCTATAAAtgattcttttcttattttagaGAACAAATATAAAGAACTAATTTACAATAAGATGCGCATCAGATTACCCATACATTACCTATTTTAACTAACTACCACATTTGGGCCATACATTACTTATTTTAACTAACTACTACATTTGGGTACGCTGATGCAGTATTGGTTGCATAAAAAATCTATAACCTAGAGAATAGTAACATTTTCTAAtatgatgcagatgctcttgcACCGTCACCATAGTcaaattagagagagagagagagagagagagagagagagagagaggggcagAAGTAAGTACACTATCCTTGTAAAAATCTTCAACAATGAGATGTACCTTTGACCCCAAAGCTGGAACTTTGCTTCGATGAACAAAACTACATAATCCGCAGTCTTTGAAGAGTT contains:
- the LOC119982564 gene encoding glutathione S-transferase F9-like → MVVKVYGPNYASPKRVIVCLIEKGIEFETVPVDLFKGENKSPEYLELQPFGELPVIQDGDYILFESRAIIRYYAEKYKSQGTDLLGKTIEEKGLVDQWLEVEAHKYQPPLYDMVVQILFFPKMGIPKDENKMKENEEKLSKVLDVYEERLSKSKYLAGDFFSLADLSYLPFTQYLVGPMEKGYMIRNRKHVSAWWDDISSRPSWQKVLSFNFNP